One Stenotrophomonas sp. SAU14A_NAIMI4_5 DNA segment encodes these proteins:
- the ppsA gene encoding phosphoenolpyruvate synthase, which translates to MNENILWLHELRLGDLARVGGKNSSLGEMIGNLAGLGVSVPGGYATTAEAFKDFIAHNDLSKRIFDKLATLDVEDVNALTVAGKEIRTWVIDAPLQPQLDQDIRSAYKQLCDENGGGEVAVAVRSSATAEDLPDASFAGQQETFLNVTGADDVVHKVKEVFASLYNDRAIAYRVHHGFKHEDVFLSAGVQLMVRSGVGSSGVLFTLDTESGFRDVVFVTSSFGLGEMVVQGAVNPDEYYVYKPTLQAGKPAILRRSLGSKAIRMVYSDVPGERVRIEDTPVELRSTFSISDEDVQELSKQALVIEKHYGRPMDIEWAKDGVSGKLFIVQARPETVKSRSHATQIERFALTEKGGNVLAEGRAVGAKIGSGTARVVKTLEDMNRVQPGDVLIADMTDPDWEPVMKRASAIVTNRGGRTCHAAIIARELGVPAVVGSGNATKVIEDGQQVTVSCAEGDTGFIYEGKLDFERTTTDLGNMPPAPLKIMMNVANPERAFDFGQLPNAGIGLARLEMIIASHIGIHPNALLEYDRQDAATKKKIDEKIAGYGDPVSFYVDRLAEGIATLTASVAPNPVIVRLSDFKSNEYANLVGGSNYEPHEENPMIGFRGASRYVDPSFSAAFALECKAVLRVRNEMGLDNLWVMIPFVRTLEEGRKVVEVLEQNGLKQGENGLKIIMMCEVPSNALLADEFLEIFDGFSIGSNDLTQLSLGLDRDSSIVAHLFDERNPAVKKLLSMAIKAARAKGKYVGICGQGPSDHPDLAEWLMQEGIESLSLNPDTVVDTWLRLAKHKANA; encoded by the coding sequence TTGAACGAGAATATCCTGTGGTTGCACGAACTGCGTCTGGGCGATCTGGCCCGCGTAGGCGGCAAGAATTCGTCGCTGGGCGAAATGATCGGCAACCTTGCCGGTCTGGGGGTCTCCGTCCCCGGCGGTTACGCCACGACCGCTGAAGCCTTCAAGGACTTCATTGCCCACAACGACCTGTCCAAGCGCATCTTCGACAAGCTGGCCACGCTCGACGTCGAAGACGTCAACGCGCTGACCGTTGCCGGCAAGGAAATCCGCACCTGGGTGATCGATGCCCCGCTGCAGCCGCAGCTGGACCAGGACATCCGCAGCGCCTACAAGCAGCTGTGCGACGAGAACGGCGGCGGCGAAGTGGCCGTTGCGGTGCGCTCCTCGGCCACCGCCGAAGATCTGCCCGATGCGTCCTTCGCCGGCCAGCAGGAAACCTTCCTCAACGTCACCGGTGCCGACGATGTCGTGCACAAGGTCAAGGAAGTATTCGCCTCGCTGTACAACGACCGCGCCATCGCCTACCGCGTGCACCACGGTTTCAAGCACGAAGACGTGTTCCTGTCCGCCGGCGTGCAGCTGATGGTGCGTTCGGGCGTCGGTTCCTCCGGCGTGCTGTTCACCCTGGACACCGAGTCCGGCTTCCGTGACGTGGTGTTCGTCACCTCGTCCTTCGGCCTGGGCGAAATGGTGGTGCAGGGCGCGGTCAACCCGGACGAGTACTACGTCTACAAGCCCACCCTGCAGGCCGGCAAGCCGGCGATCCTGCGCCGCTCGCTCGGCAGCAAGGCGATCCGCATGGTGTATTCGGATGTCCCCGGCGAGCGCGTCAGGATCGAGGACACCCCGGTCGAACTGCGCAGCACCTTCTCCATCAGCGACGAGGACGTGCAGGAACTGTCCAAGCAGGCGCTGGTCATCGAAAAGCACTACGGCCGCCCGATGGACATCGAGTGGGCCAAGGACGGTGTCAGCGGCAAGCTGTTCATCGTGCAGGCCCGCCCGGAAACGGTGAAGTCGCGCAGCCACGCCACCCAGATCGAGCGTTTCGCGCTGACCGAAAAGGGCGGCAACGTGCTGGCCGAAGGCCGTGCCGTCGGCGCCAAGATCGGCTCGGGCACCGCCCGCGTGGTGAAGACGCTGGAAGACATGAACCGCGTGCAGCCGGGCGACGTGCTGATCGCCGACATGACCGACCCCGATTGGGAGCCGGTGATGAAGCGTGCTTCGGCCATCGTCACCAACCGTGGTGGCCGCACCTGCCACGCCGCGATCATCGCGCGCGAGCTGGGCGTGCCGGCCGTGGTCGGTTCGGGCAACGCCACCAAGGTCATCGAAGATGGCCAGCAGGTCACCGTCAGCTGCGCTGAAGGCGATACCGGCTTCATCTACGAAGGCAAGCTCGATTTCGAGCGCACCACCACCGATCTGGGCAACATGCCGCCAGCACCGCTGAAGATCATGATGAACGTGGCCAACCCGGAACGTGCCTTCGACTTCGGCCAGCTGCCGAACGCCGGCATCGGCCTGGCTCGTCTGGAAATGATCATCGCCAGCCACATCGGCATCCACCCGAACGCGCTGCTGGAATACGACCGCCAGGATGCGGCGACCAAGAAGAAGATCGACGAGAAGATTGCCGGTTACGGTGATCCGGTCAGCTTCTACGTGGACCGCCTGGCCGAAGGCATCGCCACCCTCACCGCCTCGGTCGCACCGAACCCGGTGATCGTGCGCCTGTCGGACTTCAAGTCCAACGAGTACGCCAACCTTGTCGGCGGCAGCAACTACGAGCCGCACGAAGAGAACCCGATGATCGGCTTCCGCGGCGCCAGCCGTTACGTCGATCCGAGCTTCTCGGCCGCATTCGCGCTGGAATGCAAGGCCGTGCTGCGCGTGCGCAACGAAATGGGCCTGGACAACCTGTGGGTCATGATTCCGTTCGTGCGCACCCTGGAAGAAGGCCGCAAGGTCGTCGAGGTGCTGGAACAGAACGGCCTGAAGCAGGGCGAGAACGGCCTGAAGATCATCATGATGTGCGAGGTGCCGTCCAACGCACTGCTCGCCGATGAGTTCCTGGAGATCTTCGACGGCTTCTCGATCGGCTCCAACGACCTGACCCAGCTCAGCCTCGGCCTGGACCGCGATTCGTCCATCGTCGCGCACCTGTTCGACGAGCGTAACCCGGCGGTGAAGAAGCTGCTGTCGATGGCCATCAAGGCCGCACGCGCCAAGGGCAAGTACGTCGGCATCTGCGGCCAGGGCCCGTCCGATCACCCGGATCTGGCCGAGTGGCTGATGCAGGAAGGCATCGAGTCGCTGTCGCTGAACCCGGACACCGTGGTCGACACCTGGCTGCGGCTGGCCAAGCACAAGGCCAATGCTTGA
- a CDS encoding mechanosensitive ion channel domain-containing protein gives MIAAAVPSAPAATPWFHSLNWERLLETYGVPLLAAIVVLLVGMWVARRLSNALPRATSRMGMDPMLGSFLRNVVYAASLVIVVVLAIGTLGVQITPLLAVLGTAGLAVGLALKDSLSNIASGVMLVTLRPFRVGDVVTVAGQTGTVREVRIFQTVITGADNQHTTIPNTLITAAPIINLTAEPTRRVELVIGIGYEDNIQLARETAIALMKADSRVLPSPEPDVVVYELGDHAIKLGIRCFTKSADQFGTKVTLLEQIKLGYDKAGINLPYPQQDMHLYLHGKDGGVVEAEALVRDKP, from the coding sequence ATGATCGCCGCTGCCGTCCCTTCCGCCCCCGCCGCCACGCCCTGGTTCCATTCGCTCAACTGGGAACGCCTGCTGGAAACCTACGGCGTACCGTTGCTGGCGGCCATCGTCGTGCTGCTGGTCGGCATGTGGGTGGCACGACGTCTGTCCAATGCGCTGCCGCGCGCGACCTCGCGCATGGGCATGGACCCGATGCTGGGCAGTTTCCTGCGCAACGTGGTCTACGCCGCCTCGCTGGTGATCGTGGTGGTGCTGGCCATCGGCACGCTGGGCGTGCAGATCACCCCGCTGCTGGCCGTGCTCGGCACCGCCGGCCTGGCCGTCGGCCTGGCCCTGAAGGATTCGCTGTCCAACATCGCTTCCGGGGTGATGCTGGTGACCCTGCGTCCGTTCCGCGTGGGCGATGTAGTGACCGTGGCCGGGCAGACCGGTACCGTGCGCGAAGTACGCATCTTCCAGACCGTCATCACCGGCGCCGACAACCAGCACACCACCATTCCCAACACGCTGATCACCGCCGCGCCGATCATCAACCTCACCGCCGAGCCGACCCGCCGCGTCGAACTGGTGATCGGCATCGGCTACGAAGACAACATCCAGCTGGCACGTGAAACCGCCATCGCCCTGATGAAGGCCGACAGCCGCGTGCTGCCCTCGCCCGAGCCGGACGTGGTGGTGTACGAACTGGGCGACCACGCGATCAAGCTGGGCATCCGCTGCTTCACGAAGTCGGCCGACCAGTTCGGCACCAAGGTCACCCTGCTGGAACAGATCAAGCTGGGCTACGACAAGGCCGGCATCAACCTGCCCTACCCGCAGCAGGACATGCACCTGTACCTGCATGGCAAGGATGGCGGCGTGGTCGAGGCAGAGGCGCTGGTGCGGGACAAGCCCTGA
- a CDS encoding alkene reductase has protein sequence MLFTPHTLGPLSLPNRIVMPPMTRSRAAAGNVATAQMAEYYAQRAGAGLIVSEGTQISPQGQGYAWTPGIHSEEQVQGWRQVTDAVHAAGGRIYAQLWHVGRVSHVALQPDGAAPVSSSALLAEGVKVFVDPTGAGPEAGVGEMIQHSMPRALAENEIPGIIADYAQATRNALAAGFDGVELHGANGYLINQFIDSQANQRTDGYGGALQNRLRFLREVVEAVVAVAGSERVGVRLAPLTTLQGAVDDTPQATYLAAAHLLGELGVGYLHIAEADWEDAPLMPVAFKQALRMVYPGTLIYAGKYTAERAEQALAEGWADLIGFGRPFIANPDLPERLRVGAELNAPDRATYFGGGAAGFIDYPALEEAVEA, from the coding sequence ATGTTGTTCACCCCCCACACCCTGGGCCCGCTGTCGCTGCCCAACCGCATCGTGATGCCGCCGATGACCCGTTCGCGGGCGGCCGCCGGCAACGTCGCCACCGCGCAGATGGCGGAGTACTACGCGCAGCGCGCCGGTGCCGGCCTGATCGTCAGCGAAGGCACCCAGATCAGCCCGCAGGGGCAGGGCTATGCCTGGACCCCGGGCATCCACAGCGAGGAACAGGTGCAGGGCTGGCGGCAAGTGACCGATGCGGTGCATGCCGCCGGTGGCCGCATCTACGCGCAGCTGTGGCACGTCGGTCGCGTCTCCCATGTGGCCCTGCAGCCTGATGGCGCCGCACCGGTCTCGTCTTCGGCGCTGCTGGCCGAGGGCGTGAAGGTATTCGTCGACCCGACCGGGGCCGGCCCCGAGGCGGGCGTGGGCGAGATGATCCAGCACTCGATGCCGCGCGCGCTGGCCGAAAACGAGATTCCGGGCATCATCGCCGACTACGCGCAGGCCACCCGCAATGCGCTGGCCGCAGGCTTTGATGGTGTGGAGCTGCACGGCGCCAATGGCTACCTGATCAACCAGTTCATCGATTCGCAGGCCAACCAGCGCACCGATGGCTACGGTGGCGCGCTGCAGAACCGCCTGCGCTTCCTGCGCGAGGTGGTGGAGGCGGTGGTGGCCGTGGCCGGGAGCGAGCGCGTCGGCGTGCGCCTGGCGCCGCTGACCACGCTGCAGGGCGCGGTGGACGATACGCCGCAGGCGACCTATCTGGCCGCGGCGCACCTGCTGGGCGAACTGGGCGTGGGCTACCTGCACATCGCCGAGGCCGACTGGGAGGATGCGCCGCTGATGCCGGTGGCGTTCAAGCAGGCACTGCGCATGGTCTATCCGGGCACGCTGATCTACGCCGGCAAGTACACCGCCGAGCGTGCCGAGCAGGCGCTGGCCGAGGGCTGGGCGGATCTGATCGGCTTCGGTCGGCCGTTCATTGCCAATCCCGACCTGCCGGAGCGGCTGCGGGTGGGCGCGGAATTGAATGCGCCGGATCGCGCGACGTACTTCGGTGGCGGCGCCGCCGGGTTCATCGATTACCCGGCGTTGGAAGAGGCCGTGGAGGCCTGA
- a CDS encoding EcsC family protein, translated as MNEPILLPRDIAHDAQDWADLQRAVALLEAPTITARMANLVGTPLEFAVKALPKSISGRIHGAVEAALSKSAQAALWSMGNTPGKSASTRWHKLAAATSGAVGGAFGFAALFIELPVSTTIMMRAVADVARSEGFDLAHFSTRQACLEVFALGGNSPRDDASETGYYLARGFTTDVMRHLSAELAGRVVTGRDLTLGVAPKEAGKLLAKLVEKVAARFGVVVTEKFAAQAVPIVGAAAGATLNTMFTDYYQDMARGHFIVRRLELKYGEDVVRTCYDRVAHGALKIEPTL; from the coding sequence ATGAACGAGCCCATCCTGCTGCCCCGCGATATCGCCCACGATGCCCAGGACTGGGCCGACCTGCAGCGGGCGGTTGCCCTGCTGGAGGCGCCGACGATCACCGCGCGCATGGCCAACCTGGTCGGCACGCCGCTGGAGTTCGCGGTGAAGGCGCTGCCCAAGTCCATTTCCGGGCGCATCCATGGTGCGGTCGAGGCGGCGCTGTCGAAGTCCGCGCAGGCGGCGCTATGGAGCATGGGCAACACGCCCGGCAAGTCGGCCTCCACCCGCTGGCACAAGCTGGCGGCGGCGACCTCGGGCGCGGTGGGTGGTGCGTTCGGCTTCGCTGCGCTGTTCATCGAGCTGCCGGTGTCGACCACCATCATGATGCGCGCGGTGGCCGACGTGGCCCGCAGCGAGGGCTTCGACCTGGCCCACTTCAGCACCCGCCAGGCCTGCCTGGAGGTGTTCGCGCTGGGTGGCAACTCGCCGCGCGACGATGCCAGCGAAACCGGCTACTACCTGGCCCGTGGCTTTACCACGGATGTGATGCGCCACCTGTCGGCCGAGCTGGCCGGGCGGGTGGTGACCGGCCGCGACCTGACCCTGGGCGTGGCGCCGAAGGAGGCCGGCAAGCTGCTGGCCAAGCTGGTGGAGAAGGTGGCCGCGCGCTTCGGCGTGGTGGTGACCGAGAAGTTCGCCGCGCAGGCGGTGCCGATCGTGGGTGCTGCGGCTGGCGCCACCCTCAATACGATGTTCACCGACTACTACCAGGACATGGCGCGCGGGCACTTCATCGTGCGCCGGCTGGAGCTGAAGTACGGCGAGGATGTGGTGCGCACCTGTTATGACCGGGTGGCGCATGGCGCGTTGAAGATCGAGCCGACGCTGTAG
- the orn gene encoding oligoribonuclease, giving the protein MVENGAANERLIWIDLEMTGLDTDNDSIIEIATVVTDAQLNVLAEGPEFAIHHPLETLEAMDEWNRNQHRRSGLWQRVLDSTTTLAQAEAQTVNFLAQWIPAGVSPMSGNSICQDRRFLHRQMPRLEKYFHYRNLDVSTVKELAKRWAPTVAAGLAKNSNHTALSDVHDSIAELRHYRQFMGALSGLPTA; this is encoded by the coding sequence ATGGTGGAGAACGGCGCGGCCAACGAACGACTGATCTGGATCGACCTGGAAATGACCGGGTTGGATACCGACAACGATTCGATCATCGAGATCGCCACCGTGGTCACCGATGCCCAGCTGAACGTGCTGGCCGAAGGCCCGGAATTCGCCATCCACCACCCGCTGGAAACGCTGGAAGCGATGGACGAGTGGAACCGCAACCAGCACCGTCGTTCCGGTCTGTGGCAGCGCGTGCTGGACAGCACCACCACCCTGGCCCAGGCCGAAGCGCAGACCGTGAACTTCCTCGCGCAGTGGATTCCGGCCGGCGTCTCGCCGATGAGCGGCAACTCGATCTGCCAGGATCGCCGCTTCCTGCACCGGCAGATGCCGCGCCTGGAAAAGTACTTCCACTACCGCAACCTGGACGTGTCCACGGTGAAGGAACTGGCCAAGCGCTGGGCGCCGACCGTGGCTGCCGGACTGGCCAAGAACAGCAACCACACCGCGCTGAGCGACGTGCACGACTCGATCGCCGAGCTGCGCCACTACCGCCAGTTCATGGGCGCGCTGTCGGGCCTGCCGACCGCCTGA
- the tadA gene encoding tRNA adenosine(34) deaminase TadA, with the protein MVDTPLGVPVHDADEHWMRHALALAERAQHEFDEIPVGAVLVGADGQLLGEGWNLNIASHDPSAHAEIVAMREGGEALANHRLIGSTLYVTLEPCAMCAMAIVHARVARLVYGASDPKTGACGSVFNLLGDGRHNHRVEIHGGVLAKEASLRLTNYFRAKRGKPPLLLEDHVGEA; encoded by the coding sequence ATGGTCGACACCCCGCTGGGCGTGCCTGTGCACGATGCCGATGAACACTGGATGCGCCACGCACTGGCCCTGGCCGAGCGCGCGCAGCACGAGTTCGACGAGATTCCGGTGGGGGCGGTGCTGGTGGGCGCCGATGGCCAGCTGCTGGGCGAGGGCTGGAACCTCAACATCGCCTCGCATGATCCAAGCGCGCATGCCGAGATCGTGGCGATGCGCGAGGGGGGGGAGGCGCTGGCCAACCACCGGCTGATCGGCAGCACCCTGTACGTGACCCTGGAGCCGTGTGCGATGTGCGCCATGGCCATCGTGCACGCGCGGGTGGCGCGGCTGGTCTACGGTGCCAGCGACCCCAAGACCGGCGCCTGCGGCAGCGTGTTCAACCTGCTCGGCGATGGCCGCCACAACCACCGGGTGGAGATCCACGGCGGTGTGCTGGCCAAGGAGGCCAGCCTGCGCCTGACCAATTACTTCCGCGCCAAGCGCGGCAAGCCGCCGCTGCTGCTGGAAGACCATGTGGGCGAGGCCTGA
- a CDS encoding acetyltransferase, with protein sequence MPTLRPSRADEGAALVDLWRRSVDATHDFLSADDRQAIDAEVAGFLPQAPLLIAADAQDRPLGFMLVDGSHMEALFIDPAARGSGVGRQLLQHALAEHPQLTTDVNAQNAQAAGFYLHMGFVETGRSPVDGHGRPYPLIHLRYGG encoded by the coding sequence ATGCCCACACTACGTCCCTCCCGCGCCGACGAAGGCGCTGCCCTGGTCGATCTCTGGCGCCGCTCGGTCGATGCCACCCACGATTTCCTCAGTGCCGATGACCGCCAGGCCATCGATGCCGAAGTGGCCGGATTCCTGCCGCAGGCGCCCCTGCTGATCGCCGCCGACGCCCAGGACCGCCCGCTTGGTTTCATGCTGGTGGATGGCAGCCACATGGAAGCCTTGTTCATTGACCCCGCCGCACGCGGTTCCGGTGTGGGCCGCCAGCTGCTGCAGCACGCGCTGGCCGAACACCCCCAGCTCACTACCGATGTCAACGCGCAGAACGCGCAGGCCGCCGGTTTCTACCTGCACATGGGATTTGTGGAAACCGGCCGTTCGCCGGTCGATGGCCACGGCCGGCCGTATCCGCTGATCCATCTGCGCTACGGCGGCTGA
- a CDS encoding N-acetyltransferase translates to MNFFIRPETPADIAGIHALTAAAFANAPHSGHTEPFIVDALRARGELQVSLLAVDDGLLLGHVAVSPVSMSDGSPGWYGLGPISVGPAWQGQGIGTALMHAALEALRQQHARGCVLLGEPAYYHRFGFRAEAALVLPGVPAGYFQALCLQPPLPQGEVRYSPAFEATA, encoded by the coding sequence GTGAATTTCTTCATCCGCCCTGAAACCCCGGCCGATATCGCCGGCATCCATGCGCTGACCGCGGCGGCCTTTGCCAATGCCCCGCACAGCGGGCATACCGAGCCGTTCATCGTTGATGCGTTGCGGGCCCGCGGTGAACTGCAGGTGTCACTGCTGGCGGTGGACGATGGTCTGCTGCTCGGCCACGTGGCCGTATCGCCGGTGTCGATGTCCGACGGCAGCCCTGGCTGGTATGGGCTGGGGCCGATCTCGGTTGGGCCTGCCTGGCAGGGCCAGGGCATCGGTACGGCATTGATGCATGCGGCCCTGGAAGCACTGCGCCAGCAGCACGCCCGCGGCTGCGTGCTGCTGGGCGAGCCGGCGTACTACCACCGCTTTGGTTTCCGTGCGGAAGCGGCACTGGTGCTGCCGGGCGTTCCTGCAGGGTACTTCCAGGCGCTCTGCCTGCAGCCACCGTTGCCACAGGGCGAGGTGCGCTATTCCCCGGCATTCGAAGCGACTGCCTGA
- a CDS encoding HD domain-containing protein: MDWVVEARTLAYEAHAGQQDKAGRPYIEHVARVAAAIHDDDTAKAAAWLHDVVEDCPEHAARLEAFPAPVREIVTLLSRHSAPDATQYYASIRQHPRALKVKLADIADNAHPRRLLQLPPAVAERLRGKYAAALAALGTGNAPIVVPDPAPARVLQLMETARMRVRQAEDAGAGAHTGDDTPGPHLKALISARDTALAELEAQLTAEAFILWSDMHVLA, from the coding sequence ATGGACTGGGTTGTCGAGGCACGCACGTTGGCTTACGAAGCCCACGCCGGGCAGCAGGACAAGGCCGGGCGGCCCTACATCGAGCATGTCGCGCGCGTGGCCGCTGCCATCCATGACGATGACACTGCCAAGGCAGCGGCCTGGCTGCACGACGTGGTGGAGGATTGCCCGGAGCATGCGGCGCGGCTGGAGGCGTTTCCGGCGCCGGTCCGCGAGATCGTCACCCTGCTCAGCCGGCACAGCGCACCCGATGCCACGCAGTACTACGCCAGCATCCGCCAGCATCCGCGTGCGCTGAAAGTGAAGCTGGCCGATATTGCCGACAACGCCCACCCACGCCGGCTGCTGCAGCTGCCGCCGGCGGTGGCCGAACGCCTGCGTGGCAAGTACGCCGCCGCGCTGGCCGCGCTGGGCACCGGCAACGCGCCCATCGTCGTGCCCGATCCGGCGCCTGCGCGCGTGCTGCAGCTGATGGAGACCGCACGCATGCGGGTGCGGCAGGCCGAGGACGCCGGTGCCGGCGCCCACACCGGCGACGACACGCCCGGTCCGCACCTGAAGGCGCTGATCAGCGCACGTGACACCGCACTGGCCGAACTGGAAGCACAGCTGACCGCGGAGGCATTCATCCTCTGGAGTGACATGCATGTGCTGGCCTGA
- a CDS encoding MFS transporter: protein MSPNSPLAARLTPRQRTWIILALSLGGFAIGTSEFASMGLMLEISRGLSISETQVGHLISAYAIGVVVGAPILAFIGASFPRRKLLLALMGFYAVGNLASALAPNYGTMLVARFVAGLPHGAYFGVAMLVAAAISPAGQRGQAMSRVLLGLSIAILIGNPLTTWLGQQLSWRTAFALVSVLAIATVVMIARFLLPDPDEVRTSPMRELRAFNTTQVWLALGIGAVGFAGMFCVFTYLAPTLVQVTGVAESWMPLAVGVFGIGAIIGNIAGGWLVDKFHFNAAAVVLVWSIVMLLLYPLAAQSVWTIGPMIITVGTMGALAAVLQTRLMDVAGEAQTLAAASNHAAFNTANALGPWLGGMAISVGFSPATTGYVGAATAIGGLLLWGVSMLVDRRRKAA from the coding sequence ATGAGCCCCAATTCCCCCCTGGCCGCGCGGCTGACGCCGCGTCAGCGCACCTGGATCATCCTTGCCCTGTCGCTGGGTGGCTTTGCCATCGGCACCAGTGAATTCGCCAGCATGGGCCTGATGCTGGAGATCAGCCGCGGCCTGTCGATCAGCGAGACCCAGGTCGGCCACCTGATCAGTGCCTACGCCATCGGCGTGGTGGTCGGCGCGCCGATCCTCGCCTTCATCGGCGCCTCGTTCCCGCGCCGCAAGCTGCTGCTGGCGCTGATGGGCTTCTACGCGGTGGGCAACCTGGCCAGCGCCCTGGCCCCCAACTACGGCACCATGCTGGTCGCCCGCTTCGTCGCCGGCCTGCCGCATGGTGCCTACTTCGGCGTGGCGATGCTGGTGGCCGCGGCCATCAGCCCGGCCGGCCAGCGTGGCCAGGCGATGTCACGGGTGCTGCTGGGCCTGTCCATCGCGATCCTGATCGGCAACCCGCTGACCACCTGGCTGGGCCAGCAGCTGAGCTGGCGCACCGCCTTCGCCCTGGTCAGCGTGCTGGCCATCGCCACGGTGGTGATGATCGCCCGCTTCCTGCTGCCCGATCCGGACGAGGTGCGTACCTCGCCGATGCGTGAGCTGCGCGCGTTCAACACCACCCAGGTGTGGCTGGCGCTGGGCATCGGCGCGGTCGGCTTTGCCGGCATGTTCTGTGTCTTCACCTACCTCGCGCCGACCCTGGTGCAGGTGACCGGCGTGGCCGAATCGTGGATGCCGCTGGCCGTGGGCGTGTTCGGCATCGGCGCGATCATCGGCAACATCGCCGGCGGCTGGCTGGTGGACAAGTTCCACTTCAACGCCGCCGCCGTCGTGCTGGTGTGGTCCATCGTGATGCTGCTGCTGTACCCGCTGGCCGCGCAGTCGGTGTGGACCATCGGCCCGATGATCATCACCGTGGGCACCATGGGTGCGCTGGCCGCCGTGCTGCAGACCCGCCTGATGGACGTGGCCGGTGAGGCGCAGACGCTGGCCGCCGCCTCCAACCACGCGGCGTTCAATACCGCCAACGCGCTGGGCCCGTGGCTGGGCGGCATGGCCATCAGCGTCGGCTTCAGCCCGGCCACCACCGGTTATGTCGGTGCCGCCACCGCCATCGGCGGCCTGCTGCTGTGGGGCGTGTCGATGCTGGTCGACCGCCGCCGCAAGGCTGCCTGA
- a CDS encoding SOS response-associated peptidase family protein, with the protein MRRFVQAFVDVDSFAAALPGDVSAALATADARYNIGKDGHAWVWAAGAADAKTTTVVAEMQWGLVPRWSKQPSTPYTTVTARLERAPRSRIFADAWSKRRCIVPMTGYFKWDRQRRPPWPMFVQRQDGVALLAAGLWEHWQDDAGDMRDTFSILTDGNPAIPAPLSADGPVFVEPAAAAAWLRGELTTPAQLRRHAHTAALEAAYVGLGIRDPRRDDYTLLEPVDPDAAGADDALPDWDGDALDDDA; encoded by the coding sequence ATGCGGCGTTTCGTGCAGGCCTTCGTGGACGTGGACAGCTTTGCTGCTGCCCTGCCCGGCGACGTGTCGGCAGCCCTGGCAACGGCGGATGCGCGCTACAACATCGGCAAGGACGGCCACGCCTGGGTCTGGGCGGCAGGCGCGGCCGATGCGAAGACCACGACGGTCGTTGCAGAGATGCAGTGGGGCCTGGTGCCGCGCTGGTCGAAGCAGCCGTCCACGCCCTACACCACGGTGACTGCCCGGCTGGAACGCGCCCCGCGCAGCCGCATCTTTGCCGATGCCTGGAGCAAGCGACGCTGCATCGTGCCGATGACGGGCTATTTCAAGTGGGACCGGCAGCGACGACCGCCGTGGCCGATGTTCGTGCAGCGTCAGGATGGGGTGGCGCTACTGGCAGCGGGCCTCTGGGAGCACTGGCAGGACGATGCCGGCGACATGCGCGACACGTTTTCGATCCTGACCGATGGCAACCCGGCGATCCCGGCCCCGCTGTCTGCCGATGGGCCGGTGTTTGTGGAGCCCGCGGCGGCGGCGGCCTGGCTGAGGGGCGAGCTGACCACGCCGGCGCAGCTGCGACGGCACGCGCATACCGCGGCGCTCGAGGCTGCGTATGTCGGCCTGGGCATCCGCGACCCGCGTCGCGATGACTACACCCTGCTGGAGCCGGTGGACCCCGACGCTGCGGGTGCCGACGATGCGCTGCCCGACTGGGATGGCGATGCGCTGGATGACGATGCGTGA